Sequence from the Sphingomonas suaedae genome:
CCCTCTCACCCGCATGTCTGTCGCCCTATGGCAGCGTCGATCCGTTGCTCGAACGGCTGTGGCTGGCGCGGGTGGCGGAGGCGCAGCCGCTATTCGCCGCGCCGCTCGATCATGCGATCGGCTATGTCGGACTGGCGCTTGCCGGGCTGGCAGCGACGCTGTGGCAGTGGCGGCGGACGCGCGGTTCAGGCTGGGCCGTGCTGGCCGGGTTCCAACTGGCCGCACTCGCACTCGCGCTGGTGCAGTTGCGCGGCGTCTATGCCGGAACGCTGCTCGCCGCGCCGGGGCTGGCTGCGTTGATCGCCCAAGCACGCGAACGTGGACCATTCGCGCTGGCGGCGGCCTGGATCGCTTCGGCGGGGTTCGTCTATCCCGCGCTGGGGAGCCTCCTTGCGCCTGAGCTGCCCGCGCCGCAATGCGATGGCGGCGCGTTGCTGGATGTCCTCGCCGTGCAGCCCGCCGGAGTGGTCGCCGCGCCGATCGACCTCGGCCCCTATATGCTTGCCGCGACACCGCACCGCGCGCTGGCCGCGCCCTATCATCGCAATGCTTCGGGCAATCTGGCGGTTTACCGGTTGCTGCTGATGCCGGTGGAGCAGGCGCGAGGCGCGGCCGCGCGGCTCGATCTCGACTATCTGGCGGATTGCGCGGGAGCGTGGGAGGAACTCGGTTCACCGCCGCCGGAGTCGCTGCTTGCCTCCTTGCGCGCGGGGAGCCCTCCTGCATGGCTGGTCCCGATCTGGAAACGGAGCGGTTCGGGCCTCTATGCGATAGACGGTTCGCCAACCCGCTTGCCGGAGGATAGCGCACCGCAGTAAAGGCGGTCGGATGCAGGGGGGCTCCGAAGATCTGCGCTGGTGGCAGACGCGCTGGTTCGTGCTGTTCGCCGCGCTTGCGGCGGCGGTGCCGTTGCTGTGGCCCGATGTTCCCCCCCAGGTCGATCTGCCCGGCCATATGGCGCGCTATCGCGTCCAGCTGAGCCATGGCGAGGTGCCCTGGCTCAACGACTGGTACAAGTTCGAATGGAGCCTGATCGGCAATCTCGGGCTCGACCTGCTGATCATCCCGCTCGAACCGATTTTCGGGCTGGAGCTGGCGGTCAAGCTGATCGTCATCACGATCCCGATGCTGACCGTCACCGGCCTGTTGTGGATCGCGCGCGAAGTGCATGGCCGCATCCCGGCGACCGCGCTGTTCGCGCTCCCGCTCGCCTATAACTATGCTTTCCATTTCGGTTTCGCGAACTTCGCGCTGTCGATGGCGCTGGCGCTCAATGCCTTTGCGCTGTGGCTGCGGCTGGCGCGACTGGGGAAGATCCGGTTGCGCGCGTTCCTGTTCGTGCCGATCGGCGCGATCATCTGGGTCACCCATACCTTCGGCTGGGGAACGCTGGGCGTATTGTGCTTCGCCGCCGAACTGATCCGCCAGCATGATCTGCGCGCGCCGCGCACCGGCCCGTGGCACGCGAATTTCGTGCAGAGCTGGGTGGTGCCGTGGTTCCGGGCGGGCATCCACTGTCTGGTGCTGGTGCCGCCGGCCATCCTCATGCTGATGTGGCGCAGTGCGGGCGATGTCAGCGGCATCACCGGCGACTGGTTCAACTGGCGCGCCAAGATCTGGTGGGTACTGATGGTGCTGCGCGACCGGTGGCAGCTGTTCGACATCGCCTGCCTCGGCGTTCTCTATCTCGTGCTGCTCAAGGGGCTGCGCGATCCGAACATCGAATATTCGCGGCATCTCGGCATTTCGGCGCTGTTCCTGATCGCGGTTTTCATCCTGCTGCCGCGCGTGGTGTTCGGGTCGGCCTATGCCGATATGCGGCTGGCCCCGTACATGCTTGCCATCGCGGTGATCTCGCTGCGGCCCAAGCCGGGCATGACGATCCGCGGAGCCAAGGTGCTTGCGCTGGCCGGGCTTGCCTTCTTCCTTGTCCGGATGGGGGCGACCACGTGGAGCAATGTTCTCTACGACAAATCCTATGACCGCGAACTGGCGGCGCTGGAGCATGTGCCGGAAGGCGCGCGGCTGCTGAGCTTCGTCGGGGAAACCTGTTACAACGAATGGACGATGACGCGGCTCCAGCACCTCCCGGGCATGGCGATGGTGCGGAAGCTCGCCTATACCAACGATCAATGGTCGATGGCGGGCGGGCAGTTGCTCACCGTTCGTTACCAGCAGGCGCGCGGGTTCAGCCACGATCCGTCGCAGATCGTGACCGACACCAAATGCCCGCGCGAATGGTGGCGCCCGGTGGCGGTCAGCCTCGCGCGCTTCCCGCGCCATGCCTATGATTATCTGTGGGTCATCAGCCCGCCGCCCTATGACAAGAGGCTGGAGGCGGGTCTGATTCCGGTCTGGCGCGACGGCAACAGCGCATTGTTCAAGATCGATCACGGCACGCCCGCAGCGATCCTGAACCCGGTCGACCTTGGCCCCTATCGCAGCCAGATTCGGCAGATGCGCGAGTTTCTGGAGCGCGACAAGCGCAAGCAGTTGGAGGCATGGGAGGCCGCGAAGAAGGCGGTCTAAGCGCTCCGTTTGCCCTGAGCTTGTCGGCGGGGCGCGGCCCTTCGACAAGCTCAGGGCAAACGGGCCGTGGGCCGCCCTAACCGCCCCTTCGAAACGGCGTCATGTCGCCCAGAAATTCCTGTTCCTGCGCGACCGCTTCACGCTCGCGCACCAGATAGTCCGCGATCGCGCGCCGAAAGCCCGGGTCGGGGATGTAATGCGCCGACCAGGTCGTGACTGGCGCATAGCCGCGTGCCAGCTTGTGCTCGCCTTGTGCCCCGGCCTCGACCCGCGCCAGCCCGCGTGCGATCGCCGCATCGATCGCCTGATAGTAGCAAAGCTCGAAATGGAGGAACGGCACGTCCTCGACGCAGCCCCAATAGCGCCCGTACAGCGCATCCGCACCGATCAGGTTGAGCGCTCCCGCGATCGGCCGCCCATCGCGCTCGGCGAACATCAGCAGCACTTGATCGCCCATCGCCGCGCCCAGCATCGAGAAGAAGGAGCGGGTCAGATAGGGGCGGCCCCATTTGCGGCTGCCGGTATCCTGATAGAAGATCCAGAAGGCGTCCCAATGCGCCTCGATGATCTCCGCGCCGGTCACATGCCGGATCGTCAGCCCTTCGCGTGCGCGTTCGCGTTCCTTGCGGATCGCCTTGCGCTTGCGCGAGGACAGATCGGCCAGAAAGCCGTCGAAATCGGCGTAGCCGCGGTTGTGCCAGTGGAACTGCGTTCCCGCGCGCACCAGCCATCCTGCCTGTTGGAACAGCGGTAATTGCGCCGCATCGACGAAGGTTACATGCGCCGAGGACAGGCGGTTATTGTCCGCCAGCGCCTCAAGCCCCGCGATCAGGGCGGGGGCCATTGCGCCATCGCGCAACAGCAGGCGGGGGCCGGGAACGGGGGTGAAGGGGACCGCGACCTGCAGCTTGGGATAATAGTCCCCGCCCGCCCGCTCCCAGGCATCGGCCCAGGCGTGGTCGAACACATATTCGCCCTGGCTGTGGCTCTTGGCATAGGCGGGGGCGATGGCCGCGGGCATTCCGTCGGCGCCGTCGATGACGACCGGCACGGGCTGCCACCCCGCAGCAACGCCCACCGATCCCGACCGTTCGAGGGACGACAGAAACGCATGGGAGAGAAAGGGATTGCCGTTCCCCGCGCACGCATCCCAATGCGCCGCCGGGATCGACGCGACTCCATCGGCGATGCGGGCGGTGATTGGCGAGGCGTCCACGGTCCCGATTTAGGGAGCGTCCTCGTTCCCGCCAACCGGTCCTTCGCCACGAACCCCGGCAATACTGCCGATCCGGTCGCCCCTGGTGCTGCGGAAGTGGAGCACCTGTTGCGGGAAGGGGATTTCGATCCCGTGCTCCTGAAACTTCACCCATAGCCGGTTGAGTACGTCGGATTTCACATTGCCGACGCCCCCCTCGGGATCGCTGATCCACGCCAGGATTTCATGCTCGAGCGCATAATCCCCGAACGAGGCGAGCCAGACATTGGGACGCGGCGAATCGAGCACCCGCGGGCTTTCCAGCGCCGCCTCCAGCATCAGTTTCTGCGCGAGCTTCACGTCGGACTCATAGGCGATGCCAACGGGGATACGGACCCGGACGTTGCGGTCCGAAAAGGACCAGTTCTCCACCTCCTGCGTCATCAGATTCTCGTTCGGAATCAGATGTTCCTTGCCGTCGCGGGTGATGACGCTGACCGCGCGCACGCCGATCTTGTTGACCCAGCCGAAGCTCTCGCCGACGACGATCACGTCGCCCGGCTTGATCGAGCGGTCCATCAACAGAATGATCCCCGCGATCAGATTGCCGACGGTCTTTTGCAGACCGAAGCCGACCGCAAGCCCAAGTGCGCCGGAGAAGACGGCGAAGCTGGTGAGATCGATGCCGAGCAGGTCGATGCCGAAGAAGAAGGCGATGACGATGACGATGATACTCGCCAGCTTCTGGAACAGCAGTTTTTGCGTCGCATCGAAGCCGCGCGCCTCGGCGATCGAATGGCCGATGATGCGATTGGCGAGCCGCGCGCCGGCATAGAGAGCGACCGCAGTGACCAGAACCGTCACCACCGCGAGCAGCGACAGCCGACGCTTGCCGACAT
This genomic interval carries:
- a CDS encoding mechanosensitive ion channel family protein; protein product: MIPPALARWLAANDLTTPTTPELIEAAVAGSLALVALAAGWLAGRRIGPKIAAFWHQRVGNHAGGLAHRMHALVRHGSAALLLAIVINAWPWAALAAAVLGFALASASAMTMLVFMRGLHMPRWSAWLAAAVVFVAILSNAIGGFDVITTTLDRIGMDVGKRRLSLLAVVTVLVTAVALYAGARLANRIIGHSIAEARGFDATQKLLFQKLASIIVIVIAFFFGIDLLGIDLTSFAVFSGALGLAVGFGLQKTVGNLIAGIILLMDRSIKPGDVIVVGESFGWVNKIGVRAVSVITRDGKEHLIPNENLMTQEVENWSFSDRNVRVRIPVGIAYESDVKLAQKLMLEAALESPRVLDSPRPNVWLASFGDYALEHEILAWISDPEGGVGNVKSDVLNRLWVKFQEHGIEIPFPQQVLHFRSTRGDRIGSIAGVRGEGPVGGNEDAP
- a CDS encoding GNAT family N-acetyltransferase, which encodes MDASPITARIADGVASIPAAHWDACAGNGNPFLSHAFLSSLERSGSVGVAAGWQPVPVVIDGADGMPAAIAPAYAKSHSQGEYVFDHAWADAWERAGGDYYPKLQVAVPFTPVPGPRLLLRDGAMAPALIAGLEALADNNRLSSAHVTFVDAAQLPLFQQAGWLVRAGTQFHWHNRGYADFDGFLADLSSRKRKAIRKERERAREGLTIRHVTGAEIIEAHWDAFWIFYQDTGSRKWGRPYLTRSFFSMLGAAMGDQVLLMFAERDGRPIAGALNLIGADALYGRYWGCVEDVPFLHFELCYYQAIDAAIARGLARVEAGAQGEHKLARGYAPVTTWSAHYIPDPGFRRAIADYLVREREAVAQEQEFLGDMTPFRRGG